Part of the Engraulis encrasicolus isolate BLACKSEA-1 chromosome 1, IST_EnEncr_1.0, whole genome shotgun sequence genome, GGGCCGCACGTGGCCGACTGCAGCTTGTAGGTGTCGAAGCTGGGCCGCAGCGTCTTGTCCGACACGTACAGGTCGGCGTCGCCCTTCAGGCTGCGCATGTGCAGGATGATGCGGCCGTCGTGGTTCAGCCGCAGGTAGCTGTAGTTGCCCGCGCCGATGTGGCCCTGGACCACGTGCAGCAGCACCCACTCCTTTGGCACCGCCAGGGCCGCGGAGGCGTCGTCGTCGCCGAAGGGCAGGAAGCCTCGGGCCTGCtggggcaggagcaggagcagcagcgccACCAGTGGCAGCACAAGGACGCCCCCCCAGCAGCGCCGTGGTGGTGACGGAGCCATTCCGTCAGGCAGCCCGCCTGCGCCCCGGTAACGTCAGCGATCACAACCTTGGAGAGACGACCGCACCTCTACCGTCCGACGGCAGCCTTGAATAGTAGTAGGCAAAGAAGGACATGGCTGTTAGATGTTTTACATGGCTGCTATTCAGGTTTCCACTCCGAGGTCATAGCCCAATTATCCATAAAGGCCAGCTGCTTAGTATCCAAGGGAACTAACCATTTTACACCAGTTTAGAGGTACAATATGAGACAAGCTTTAGTAATATGTATTGTATAGGGGGCACCTGTGTGAGGTATTTGCtcaggggcaccacattggcttaatacggtcctgccCACGAGAGATGAAACATTCCATGATTTTCCCACGACTTTCCCTGACCCtaacacagaatttccatgaccctacacacacacacacacacacacacacacacacacacacacacacacacacacacacacaccttcagctcTGTGGTCTGTCGAATCGCCTGCACAGGTAGCCTATACAGGTAGCCTATACAGGTATGTCCGAACTGAGAAACTTCTCAGCATTCTGCAACCTTTAGAGCGTAGTGTTTAATCAaaccaaagaaacaaaaacaataagAGACGAGGATACACTGTATGTTTTAATTGTTAGCTAAATGcaatgatattccatgactggaCAGTAGGCCCACAACACAGATTCGGTTTGTCCGAATCTGTCTGCCAGGCTGGCAGGAATTTAAATCAGGTGAGATATATCTAGGCTACCTCTCACGTTATCTACAGTTAGATATCTCTACACATAGTAAAAGGACACCCTTTGGGCGGCCAGCGTGCTGACGGGTGACATAAACTGGCTAAATATACTTCAGCAGCTTTTCACTTTGGACAGTCAAGCATTCAGCACTCGCAGCACGAgccccctgccctgcctgccttcaGCGTCACAAGGAGGATGCATGTGGTTATTACGCATACGCACAGAAAGTCAAAGAGGGTTGGTTACATGCCAAGAACACGCATGTAGTTCCTGTGGATATTTGTGTATGCGTCCCCGACTTTAAGAGAAACAATCGCGTTCAAACTAGAATGTGAAGTCATAATTAACATTTCATACTAGTCTATATTACATCGTATGAAACAACATTAATTCAAACGTCATACAAGAGTGGCTTGACAGACCTGTTGGGCTGGCTTGTGACAACTATTTTAAGGCAAATGTTTAATAGTAAACTTCCCTGTTATATATTCACTTAACCGTTATGactgttattttgtttttatcTCATTATTTACTATTGCCATTGCGTGTGTCACAAAAACAGGTGCAAACACCAACTGACAGTGTTAGCTTAGCAACAACAACATGGGCCAAGTTGGCTGGTCTTGACAAGGCAAAGCGGGTTAGCACGTTAGGCTAACACGGAGAAGTTTCTTCACTGTTAAAACACACAGGCACCTACCGCTCCAATACTTAGCATTAATGAAGTTAGCTTTACATTAAATACCGCTTTGAAATGTCAGCTCACCCGAACATATTGTCTGAAGGAGCGCAAAATATCATTCGTTACTTAGGAGAAAAATGCATTTCGTGTTCTCTTCGTATTGCTGCTCCCTCTGCTGCTGTCAGTGCAATGCTGCTACCACTTCGTTATCAAAGAACAACAGCACCCCCAGTAGAACAGGCGGATACATTGCAGCCTGCTAGGACAATTTCTTTTTATGCACTGTGCTGTGTTTCCTTTCAGTCAGTGTGTGTTAGACAGGGGCCTgctccagcggtgtagtctacctttttgaagggtatactgtatatttgtccttttctaaataatggatcaatcaattttaagtgggtatactgaaatgttGAAGTGGCTATACtacgtatacctgcgttctacgtagactacacctctgGCCTGCTCAGTAGTGAGAGGAGCCTTCATGGTTGAGAGATCTGCATGAGattatttttaaaattattattaatatgttTAAATGGCTATGATATCTTGAACTTGCCTGAATTACCGGGGTTCTTAAAGATTTACTAGgccttttcctttcctttatATTGCCGTCGAACTAACACCTTGATTAAAAAAAAGTGGCATAGACCTATTAGGCTAGCCTTCaaggttttttatttatttattctattttatttcattttgaaaTTATTTGAGTGTTGAATGTGTCTAACGATAAATGAACCTAGAGTTCTTTTGTCATTGccgtggtaaaaaaaaaagtatttatcCAATCCATTGTCACTGTTGTTCGCacaatagacagacacacaacagaaTTAATGGACTAAGCTTGGGTCATTTAAGTACAAAACAAAACTATCTACTGTATTTACTTAGCGTCTGTGGATTAACTGAGCCATTTCACATAACATCCCCCAAATCCAATGAAATAATCCCATTGAAAGTGTTCCCTTTATCCTTATAAGGCAATGTCTGCACAGGAATAAATCTACTGGGTAGCCTATCAATCTGAACTGGCAAATCCCAACAGTGCAGCATCGGTGAGCACATGGTGAACACGTGGCAAAGCTACATGCTGTTTCCATAAAGGCCTACTGTACAGAATACTGAACACTGACAGGGCAGGAGCAAatgggtcagttatcccgggcctaTAGGAAAGGGGTGGGGGTGTCGGATTCAAACCTCTTTGGGGGACCTAGAATTCAAACCCTGGGGACTAAAAAGGTTGCCTGGTTAGGAGACGTGTGAATTGACTGGAGCATTACGAATGGGAAAGCTAGGCTACTCATAAGGACCATTGTATCAATTTTCTTCTTCGTTTCTTCAGCAGGTTGAAAAAGGGTAtgccaaaaaataaaataaaaaccctgtTATGTTTATCAAATACCTCTGTAGAAACCTAGTTTTCATGTGGCTATGAAAGCCATACCTGTACCCCACCTTTGGCTCAAGTTCAGTAAATGTGAAGCGGTAAAACAGACTTTTCAGTGTGGAAAACAATTTTACCTGCATTTAAGCAAACTCAGTTTCCAATCTAACTACTTGAAAGTTTTCACTCAGATTGAAACCTGACAGCTGAATGATAAAAATAGTGGTTTTGAGCTTTAGGATGAACGCATGCCATTTACTTTATTAtactaggtggccgctggtctctgcctgaggtttcttcctgactacagggggtcttttttctcagacctcactgcgctttttttccccctcacaaactatgaaagggagtttttcctcacccctgatgccaccaggggccgcacctgagcgcccaatctctgtgtgactatctatgacttatgataggcacagccactatggaccttacacatctaagaatcctggtcctaacctacgttgaccttatgactctacattctctgtctatctcttcttcctctgccttcctgctttttctgcctctcctctatacctctccttttaaatctatctctaacaatgttttttcccatttattaagcactttgagttacatgccttgtatgacacagtgctatacaaatacaattattattattattattattacttacaaATAAAGCCACAAAGTAGGTAAACCAATGAAATGTCTCAAATGAGTACCCAATATGAATCCCAaaggtaatgacacacacacaggggcaacttttgagcaatgttgccaggcaacatcatGGTTGGCCAATGCTATTCATATTCTGATGGAatggttgaaaaaaaaagttgtctgCTGCTAATCCAAGTTCCCTAAAAGTCTAAAAAAACATCTAATAGGACCATTGCCCAAACACATTGcttaaaaagttgccctgtgtatcatcacattaaggttagggtgtcaggcttgtgGCCAAAGGGTCCACGGTTGAATTCTCAACACAGTTGGGAGGGAATAACTAGTGCCTCCTTCCCTATCCTCTTCCATAACTGAGGTGCCCAGAGCAGCATGGCACCATGCTGTCACATTGCTCCGTTGGGGTGCCAGTTGGGCCACCATCtcgcacgagtgaggcataaatgtaattttgttacatatgctgtgacaatgacaatgtgggTCTCTGAGCCACCTCATTACATTTCCAAGGGGTCCAACAACCACCATTTTAGTGTCTCAAATCACaaacttgtgtcagtgcactggcgCTTAGTGCATAGATAGTGCACACAGTGTACTGAGGTCTTCAGTAGGTATTGTGGTGGGAGAGTTTGAATCACTAATGGTggattcttttgaaactcggttgtcagAAACCCCAACCTcctcgggaaagtgcaatagaatgggtactcaaatcggggttcTGAAACACAAACTCGAAGCAGCTCGGTGTACTTCGAGTTCGTTTAACATTGGTATTTTCATTTGTGTATTGTCCCCAACTGTTGCAATAGaatgcatttacaacggttgtcgggagaacaaactCGGGTCTACTGACAGcggagtttcaaaagaatgagccataacatTGTACCCTTACTGGAAGTGATGGACTAGAAGCAaagcattagcttgccaaaatatcgtTTTTCAGTCAGTTATCCAAAATGTTAATTATATCACATGGGTTTGGCTTGACATGAATAATTTGGGGTCTCATCAACACTGCGTGCAGAAATAAGACTGTTCATAAAACTTTTCTACTGAACCGAACTTCACAATTCTTCCATTACGTTAACATGATGGCCGTTAAATGTGCACAGAATCCATCGTTCACACATTGCATTTTTGAGTTGTTATGGCAGCATCCGgttactttcagtgcactgaattttcagtgtgagcactgaaacatggtgccctaagtgcacaagtgtgccactTGAGACACGCTGCATGTCAAGTGTATCCGTTGTGTCACTGGGTTATGGTTTTGTGAAATATCCTGAAAAAAGAAAATTGCGTGGCGTAATTTTTCTACCTCCTTTTAAAGTGATCTAGAATTTACTCAGTCACCGAACTACACTTGCCTTGGGCAAAATGAACAGCTGAGCAACCCTGCAATGGGAGTTGTCGAAACCACTGACCGTGTATATTGTATGATTAGTTGAATATGGTGACAAAATGAGACGGTGTtcttgcagtaggcctatctttggtTGGAAGAGTAGTGGCCGAAAGAAAGATTTCTCACATTTTTGCATCAGCATCTTTTTTTATGATATCCGCTTGGACAACAGTCAGTGCCAGTTTCATCCATGCTGAATCAGAGACTCCATGACACAAACAAAAATTACGTTTGAAtagttttgatattcaaatcagaTCATCAGACAGATCCCCAAACTCTCTCTGGGTCGCTACCACAAAGCATAGAACATCAGCAGAGTTTTTTTGAATAAGAGCATAcatgtgaaaacaaaaaaaaagaagaaagaaataaacaaacaaaaaaataaaccaaagcaaaaaaataatcctttttttaaactttacagTGTTATATCCCTTTGGGCTAATTCAACAGTACCCCCTGAAGCCTCCAATCTTCGGACCAGATAAACAGTATTTAGCTCCCGATATTCTACATCATACCTCTTTCATATCTACAAATGTATTATATTTGTTAAGTATTGTATGAACGTTTGatacagcatttttattttatttttttactacaATGAATTCTTCTGTAATCTCCAACGGTGCATTTTCATTGTGAATgatagtttttaaaaaaacaaacaattgaaCCAGATTAGCAACTGTTAACTTATATATCAAAAGAAAAAACTTGATTTCAGGCATGCACTTTCACACCTCACACATAAAAATCAACAATACTAATTTAACAttgttttaatacattttttctttcttttttcttttcttttaatgaACACCAActgcaattctttttttttctttttttttaaacaaaaagcacaacaaatgttTCTGGGAAAGACTTTGTCGATTGACTTGGATGATCATTTTTAAGGTTTCAAAGCCACATCAAATAATAAATCCTATAGACAAGATATATCCATTCATTAACAAGGCTAAATGGAATCCCCAGGGCGCTCAGAACACTTGGTGGAAATATAGGCTACAATTAACCACTTGTCAAGAGTTATTGCAAGCTTTGCTTTTTTCCTTAAACCAATTTTTAAGGCCTTAAAAAGTACAAGTTTGTAAATCAAATGTAAATCACCACTTCACTCCAACAGCTCATAAAACCGGGCCTGAATATCAACTAGATTCTCATGTAAATTAATTCTAGAAGCCCAACATTTTTTCCCTATTTTTTTTTCCACTCCCATACAATTTACACAAGATTAATCACGGAATATATACTTTATAAAAAGGTTTGTCTTTCTCAAAAATCTTCTTTTCGGTTTGTTTAATGTGTCAGACATAGATGCTTAGATATGTAGTTTCCATCGTTTGCTTCttatttttccccctttcccATTGCTCTCATCTGTTCTATAGTTCTTGCGTGGACCCTAGACAGGTTGTGGAGGATAGCGTGTAGTGGGAGAAGTGGtataatatattttttctttctttcttagggAGTTAACGTATACAAGGAACCATGTATAAACCTAGAACTTTTTCTTGTCAACATCGTTCAAAACAGGTGAAACAAGTCAGGGGGTGGGGATGACAACACTTTGCGTCATACAATAACATACAGTACCATGCTAGCTCTGCTCGGTTGCAGCTAACCGTTATTAGCCATGAAGATCAGTGCCGTTTGCCATTAAAAAAAGTCCACGATACCATCCGTTTCCACGCCAACAAGGCCCCATTCTGCCCACTTTGCTCTTCAACTTTGTTTGATATCTCTCCTTCACTCAGTGTGAAGATATGCTTTTAAAAAAAGACTGTTGATGATGACAAAAATGTGTGAAACATCTgtgcagaaaacaaaacaaacactgaacaaacatacaaaaacaacCTTCAAGAAATGCTGTGCCTTTTCAAATATTTGGGCAGAAGAAACAATCaggcaaaagaaagaaagcaattcacatttttttttctctgtactTAACTCGTGTGCAAATAATATAGAACTTACATGACAAAAACAAAGCATCTATAATGTGAGTGTAAAACAAAcagggtgtgttgtgtgtcactGTTAACCAGTTTGAGAATCCAAAAATTTTGCTCTCAATCTCGGAAGGGCAGAATGGGGCTTACTACATTccttgtcagaaaaaaaaacctggaataaatttgtttgtttggttggttgaagtttgaatcttgaaacacactaaaaggaaaaaaaatggttGCACAATAATCATTATCAAGACAATTTCATCTCCTTCTAACGTCTTCTTAGTCTTCTTTGTCTTGTCTGTCGCTTGTGTATGGTTGCTTGGTTTTGTTTTACAAAAAAATGGCGCCCagtttatggttttttttttattattccatatAGTTCGCTTCGCCTCCAGTGTTAGTGGTGATGGGCCGGCCTAGAGGAGGAGGCCATTTTAACTGCTGGGGTTGGGTCTGATAAGGGAGGGCGGGAGGGACTAGAGGCAAGGGGGAGGGGTCAAAGGCCTGGGGTTCAAAGGTCAGACGGGCGGGGCCTTGCGCTGCAGCAGGTATTGGTGGATGTCGTCGGCGTCGCGTTTGAGCCAGTTGGCGTTGAGCATGATGTTCTCGCAGCACTGCTGTACCGTGCGCTCCGCCGACGGCGTGTGGTGGCTCTCGAAGAAACTCTGGAGGAAACACGCAAATAATGAAGTATTTATCTTTATTTATGGGAAACTTTCAGTTCAACATCTTCATCTTTATTAATCTATTTACGAGCATTACATACATTTTATTTGAGAACCTTTTAGGTTACAACACACAACTATATAACTTGTATGTTGTGGTCACCGGCTCTGCCCCTTTAGTTTTGGATGAGTGGACCGTGTATACATTTTCTATGTATGGACCTGCCCACTACCTATTGTGCATGCACCTGACAAAGACCATTGTTTGGTCAAAATGTTGTGAGCTTCGTTAAAGAAATCATAATGAGTGAGCTATAAGGTGGCTTTCAAAGAAACACTGGAAGAGAcgcaaaaaaaataattaagacaTTTCATTACATGCTTCATACTGTTGAATGCTCCATTCACCCACACAAACAATGTTTGCACGTCTGATAACGGATGTTCGTTTGTTTGCTTTTATTAGATCCCGATTCGCTTTTGCTTTTAGCAGCAGCTAGAGTATTCTTCCTGGGGCCCTTCTAATTAACCATCAACAACTACATATATCAGCCACACAGAGTGGTAGTAAACACGTGAGTATAATAACGACACACTGACAATTCCAACAGACTTTTAGCTGCTGCTTCATAAGAAGTCAAGAAGTCAGTTGTAGGTCAAAATCAGCTGATGTCGTCGGGAAACCGAAGTCTGGTGTAAACGCAAATAATAAATGCTTtttcatatgtattaagttcattatgtctaactgtttaaatgaaacacttaggggtttattttgccttaagacatgtaaaagtttttatcttttacctgacatgtttcgactgtgttacttccgtcttcatcagagggtcactgtgatgttgatgagtgacgtgctttaaaaacagctgatgaagatggaagtaacaccgtcgaaacgtcaggtaaaagataaaaacttttacatatcttaaggcaaaagaaacccctaagtgtttaatcaatgttttttgtttatGAGCAACTTACAGGTAACGATTGGTGTTTGATGGCCCCTCCCTTACAGATTTCTTTATATGCACTACCTGTTGTGCACACCTGACAAAGACACTAGGAAGCCACGATGTgtggatttttctttttcttcttatttCCTAATCTTCCTCATATATTCATGAATGCAACAGATTCAAAACCATTACAAAGAAAACACACTTTTCTTTACAAACATCACCAAAATTGGGACAATTACTCAAGGTCAGtatgacacgcgcacgcacgcacacgcacacacacatctatttttTGTGTCCATTAAGCCATTAGCCCCAAACTGTTAAAAACacacagcaggagcaggaggagaggagacgagacggaAGCACTCACCTTCACCTCCGCCGCCATTTTGTCCACCGCAAACCCATCAACCGTGAgctacaggagagagggaggaagaggaagagagggaggaaggagaaagaCGTCAATGAAACGTTTCGTCATACCCCTGGCTAACAAGCTTACACTTACAACTTAGCTTCACACTTTTCTCCATGCTGTTAAAATTAATATTCATGACATTGAAAGTCACAACAATGGTGTGCGAagaaataaatcattcattcattcgttcatttgtCCGTTCATTCATCTGTTCATTCATCTgtccgttcattcattcattcatacagcacaacacaacccTGCAATACTGAGCttagggagagggaaggaaaacATGTAAATAAAACTTTCACCATAGACATAGGTTGTGCTAGGGTGGCGAAAAACATTAATGAAACATTTACCAAAAGTTTCACATAACACAACCACGCCATGGTGAGCTACGGAATGGGGGGAGACGACAAATGTATGAAACATTTGTACAGCACAACACATCCATACCACTGGGAGCTAGGGGGAGGAGCAAAACGTTATATAAAGTTTTTTCAACAATTCACAAAACGCAGCCATAGTGAGacacaggggagagggaggacgGTAATAAAAAAGTTTATCAAACATTCCCACAACGCAACCATACCATGATGAGCTAGGGCAAGAGGAGTAAGTTGTAAATCAAGTTTTTCCCTCATTATGCACAGCTACACAGATTCTTTTCCATCAGTTGTGCCttctactcactcactcaataaTGCCCAAAGTTTGTCATTCCTGAAAATGATTtgcaagaggaaaaaaaactgcTTGTTACGGATATCAAAACTGAATTTTGTACGAAACTGTACCCAAGGTTAGTTACGAAGAGAGGCACTAGGCTAGACTAGGCACACAGTATCTGTATTATCTGCCCAGCAACCAACGAAACACATTTGACCAGCAGCATGTTGCCACAAACAAAGAAACTTTTCAGTTGCACCAAgacacaaataataaaaaaacccatttacacacaaccaaacaaaaacagaTGCAGTCTCCGGTGTGTTCAGAAAAAAACCCCACAGGCTTtaaaagcacaacaacaacacgACCACCTTTTCTTTAACGAAGAAGGTCTTTGTTATTCTGCAGCAAATGATATTTGAACTACAGTTTGAATTCAGTGTTGCTCACTGTTCACTTAGTAAGCGCTAGCCAGAACAGCACACATTTATGTTTCCCATGAGAGCCATGGGGCCCGAGCACCAGACACAGCCAGAGCCAGACGCAGACCCAGACTGCCAATTACAACAGCTCAGTTCTGACTCATGCAGTAATACAATTATGGTAATCCAAAAGCACAGAAATGTGCAGCATAGCGTGTACACGAACATGCACGTGTTCCATTTAGCTGGTTGTGTTGGAAGGTTATGACGCTGCTAAACCTAGCTTTTGCAAAAGATCCCATATAAGGATATATGGAAAACATCAACTGACCTGGCAAATAAGCACCAAGCAAGCCAATACAAGAATGTGAATAATTGTGTCAATGCTtgcctgtacatgtgtgtatttatttgcagTTGTCTGCGAATAGCAACAATGTGCATTTCTAAGTCTGGGCTATCCACGTGTTGTCTGCATGAGAAAGAAGGCATGTGCATGTCGTGGCATACGTGTGTGACATGCATGCCACTTCGATGTGTTAACGGACAAGGTACCTGTTGTGTTCGttaatgtgcacgtgtgtgtggggaggtCAGGGGTGGTCCCCACTTCTTACTCAGTAGGTAAGTGGACGCATGTAGGTACACAAAATTTGTGTTAATGCAAACTGTCTTTGCTAATGTGAAAAGgtttgcgtgggcgtgtgtgtgtgtgtgtgtgtgtgtgtgtgtgtgtgtgtgtgtgtgtgtgtgtgtgtgtgtgtgtgtgcgtgcatgatttCGTAAGCGTTTACAATTATTAATCTAGATGGGTTAGCATTGAGGAGTAATGCATCaataataaattaatgaataaataagaatGAACAACAGTAGGTGTACACGAAAGTTTTACCCATTTCTGAGCGCTTCACATGTTAGTGTTGTTGGGTGTGTACAAGCATTAATGCTCACCTTGATGAGCCGCGATATGAGGAATCCTCCCTGGTACCGGTTGTGCAGCTCCTCCCAGTTGTCCTTCACGAATTTCCACGCCGCTTTCCGCCCGTGCTTGCTGCTGCCCGCCACGCCGCCGATCACCGACACCGTGTCCTGGGGACGGACCTCCTCCTGCGAGACATCACCACATCATACATAGCgtaggaccccgtttctcgacagtgtcgttgctaaccagttagcaacttagtcgCAAAGCATTTTTCAATGGGCAACTtactaagtaagttgctaacttatttagcaacgacactgtcgagaaacgcactccagaACCCGACCCAGGACCAATACCGCCACAGCAAGCACACTCAAGTAGAGTAACATACCCCAGACCCCGCCAACACAATGCAAAGAAGTGTGGAAGTTCGTTCTCCAAAGTGGGcgttttcccctctttcttctctttctgtggcgtttggtggcaGCTTATATAAGTTGTGAGCTACCGCCATTGACAGCACTGagagaactccatttattctcaacttaAAGATATCCCAACctatggtctcctaaaggggcgttcacctagTG contains:
- the c1h6orf120 gene encoding UPF0669 protein C6orf120 homolog, which gives rise to MAPSPPRRCWGGVLVLPLVALLLLLLPQQARGFLPFGDDDASAALAVPKEWVLLHVVQGHIGAGNYSYLRLNHDGRIILHMRSLKGDADLYVSDKTLRPSFDTYKLQSATCGPDVVVVPGEFTRPVGIGIYGHPSHQESEFEMKVFYDQAALADDPFQRDAYPSEEGGQYPHRGGGGAGGGGGGGGGGGDGDYEEEEESIFWTILIGILKIILEILF